Sequence from the Terriglobia bacterium genome:
GAGATGTGCAGCATGGCAAAACTTGTCTACGGATTGAGCCAGTCCCTTGATGGCTACGTCGACCACATGAAGCTTGGGCCGCCTGCACCCGCGGCCTTCCGTCACTTCATCGGGCTGGTGCGCGGCGCGACGGGGCTCATTTACGGTCGTCGTACGTACGAGATCATGCGTTATTGGGACGAAGATCTTCCTGATTGGGACGCGGAGGATCGCGAGTTCGCGGTGGTGTGGCGGAGCCAGCCGAAGTGGGTCGTGTCGCGTTCCCTCAAGTCAGTTGGCCCCAACTCGACGCTTGTCGCTGATGACTTCGAGAAGGTGATACGCAGGCTGAAGGCCGAGCTGGCTGGCGAGATTCAAGTTGCCGGACCAGTCCTGGCGCAAAGCCTGACCGAGGCCGGTCTTATCGATGAGTATCGACTCTACCTCCGCCCCGTCGTGCTTGGTGGTGGCCAGCCATTCTTCGCGGGCCCCCGGCCGCCGCTCCACCTGGTGGCCAGTGATTTAATCGTCGATGACTTGATTCGGTTGACGTACGTTCCTGCTTAATCGCGCGACTCGCCCGACGTACTGCGCTCAGAAATTCTAACTGAGACACTACCCGACCAATCACAAGCGACGTTTTCTTGCCCCATCGGCGTATAATCGCTCATAAGCATTCGTGTGGGACCCCACATTTCAAGCCCATATCCAAGGATGGTGATCGAATGGCCTCCACGGACATAGCGGTCCATGAAGGGACCGCTGGTCAGACCCCTGAAAGGGTCATCAACGACTTTTCTATCCAGGTAGCAACGGTTAACGGCTCAGGCTCGCAGTCGGCCAATACCGTCCTTCTCCGAACCATCTTCCAGATGGGTGTCCCCGTCTCCGGCAAAAACATGTTCCCATCGAACATCGCCGGATTGCCGACCTGGTACACCATTCGCGCCAGCAAGCACGGCTTCATCGCGCGCAAGAAGGAAATCGACCTCCTCATCGCCATGAACCCGGAGACCGCGAAAGAAGACGTCATGTCACTCGCGCCCGGCGCCGCCGTCCTGTATGACGAGCCCCTGAACCTGCGCGAACTACGCTCCGACCTCACGTTCTACTCCGTGCCTTACGACAAACTCGTCGGCACTGTCTGCCCGGAAGCCAAGCTGCGCAAGCTGGTCAAGAACATGATCTATGTCGGCGTCGTCGCGCAGTTACTCTCGCTCGACATGGCCGAGGTTGAAAAGGCTCTGCGCAAGCAGTTTGCGACCAAGAAGAAAGCCGCCGACCTGAACTTCAATGCCGCGAAGGCCGGCTTTGACTACGCCGTGGCCACGCTCGAGAAGAAGGATCCATTCGTCGTCGAGTGCATGAACGAGAACGTCGGCAAGATCATCATCGACGGCAACTCCGCCTCGGCCATCGGAAGTATGTTCGCCGGAGTCACCGTCGTCACCTGGTACCCGATCACGCCGTCATCGTCGCTCGTCGAAAGCCTGATCGAGTACATGAAAGAGCATCGTGTCGGCCCCGACGGCAAGGCGACCTTTGCGATCGTTCAGGGTGAAGACGAGTTGGCATCGATCGGTATGGCGATTGGTGCCGGTTGGGCCGGAGCCCGCAGTATGACCGCCACCGCCGGCCCGGGCATCTCGCTGATGTCGGAATTTGCCGGCCTCGGTTACTACGTCGAAATCCCCGCCGTCATCTGGGACGTGCAGCGCGTCGGGCCCTCAACGGGCCTGCCCACGCGCACCTCGCAGGGCGACATCCTCAGCGTCGCCTTTCTTTCACACGGAGACACCAAGCACCCGATGCTCATTCCATGCTCACCCCTCGAGTGCTTCACCATGGCCCAGGAGGCTTTCGATCTTGCCGAGCTTCTGCAAACACCGGTGTTCATCATGAGCGACCTGGATCTCGGAATGAACAACTGGATGAGCGATCCGTTCCCATATCCCGAGAAGCCGATCAACCGAGGAAAGGTTCTTTCGAAGGAGGACCTCGATCGCCTCGGCGGCTTCGCGCGGTACAAAGATGTGGACGGCGACGGCATCGGGTATCGCACGTTACCGGGTACCGATCATCCGGCCGCCGCGTGGTTCGCGCGTGGCTCCGGACACAACGAGAAGGCGCAGTACAGCGAGCGTCCCGACGACTACGTTAACAACGTCGATCGTCTGAACCGCAAGTTTGAGCACGCCCGCTCCATCGTTCCCAAGCCCGAGTTGATTGGCAACGGATCGAAAGTCGGCGTCATCGCTTACGGTACAAGCCACTGGGCTATGGTCGAAACCGTCCATCAACTTGAAAACGAGAAGGACATCCGCATCGACTACCTGCGCATTAGGGCCTATCCGTTCACGAAGGAAGTTCACGAATTTATCGAGCAACACGATCGCATTTACGTCGTGGACCAGAACCGCGACGGCCAGATGTTCACGCTGCTCACGCTGGACCTGCCGAACAAAGAAGCCGCGAAGCTGCGCAGCGTGCGTCACTACAACGGACTACCTATTGACGCCCGCTCGATTACCGACGACATCACGCGGCAGGAGGGAAAGTAATGGCGACCACGACTTCTACACCGGCCCCCAAGACCAATCGCATCGGGCTCACCGTTCTCGACTACCGCGGGGGCAAAACCACTCTATGTGCCGGATGCGGCCACAATGCCATCTCCGAGCGCATTATCGACGCCTTCTACGAAATGGGCATCAAGCCCGAGCGCGTCGCCAAGGTCTCCGGCATCGGCTGCTCTTCAAAGAGCCCGGCCTACTTCATGAGCCGTTCAGCCAGTTTTAATTCCGTCCATGGACGCATGCCATCGGTGGCGACTGGCGCGGTTCTGGCCAACCGCAAACTCGTCGCCCTCGGCGTCACCGGCGACGGCGATACCGCCTCGATCGGCATCGGCCAGTTCATTCACCTCATGCGCCGCAATATGCCCATGATCTACATCATCGAGGACAACGGCGTGTATGGCCTGACCAAGGGTCAATTTTCGGCGACGGCCGATGTCGGCTCTAAGTTGAAGACGGGCGTCATCAACGAACTGCCGCCCATCGACACTTGCGCGATGGCTATCGAACTCGGCGCAACTCTCGTCGCCCGTTCGTTCTCCGGCGACAAGCGTCAGCTCCACGCCATGCTGAAAGCGGCGATCGCGCACAGCGGAACCGTGCTCATTGATGTCGTTTCTCCTTGCGTCACATTCAATGATCACGAGGGCTCCACCAAGTCCTACAAATACATGAAGGATCACGAGGAGCCGCTACACGACATTAACTTCGTGCCGGCATTCGAAGATATCGCCATCGACTACGATCCGGGTACGAGCATCAGCGTTACGATGCACGACGGCTCGCAGCTTCGCCTGCGCAAGCTCGAAGAAGACTATGACCCCACAAGTAAGCTGAATGCGATCAAGCGCCTCGCCGAAGCAAAAGAGAACAATGAAGTTCTAACCGGCGTTTTCTACGTCAATCCGAAGGCGCCAACGTTCCTCGAGATGATCGATATGACCGAGGATGCGCTCGCAACTTTGCCCCAGGACCGTGTTCGTCCCTCGCGCGAGGCTCTCGAACAAATCATGGAAGAACTGCGGTAAAACCGTCGCTGGTGATTGGTAGCTGGTGGTTGGTTTTTTCCACCAGCAACCAGCCACCAATCACGGTTTTTCTCATGCCGCTAAATCATCGTCCTTCTTTTCGTTCTGATTCTCTTTCTGGCGCTCTCCCGGGTCCTGATCAACCTCTTCCTCATCTTTTTCGACGTTTGAGTTTGTATCCCGTTCCAATTCGTTTCCCTCCTGCCTCTCTCCCGTGAACTCGGGTGTCTGCCCACGATTGTTCATTCCGCTGTCGTTCGCCTTGTTGAACGGGTCCTCGAATCTGTGGTCGAGTTGCGCTCGCAGCGGAGCCACGTTGGTCTTCTGCTCAGGCCTGTCCTGTTCCACCGCGCCCGTGTTTCTGAATGCGCTTTCCCGATTCGCTTCGTTCATGTTCTCAGGGATGGCTCCGGCATTCAGGCTGTTGCCATCCCAGAACGACAACCCGACACTTTTCGGGGACGATGGGCGGAATTCAACCTTAGTGCCAGAAAGTTGTCCGAAGCGATCCCATTTTTTCGCATCGTACTATGAGCAACAGCATGTCCCCTCCCTGAGGGACGATCCAACCAACAAGGAAGGGATTCCATGAAGAAAGCTACTCTGTTCCTCGCGACCGCTCTGCTCTGCAGCCCGGCGCTCTTTGCGCAGATGTCGAGCACACCCGCTCAGTCCACAACAACGCAGTCGACCACAACCTCGACAACGAAAACTACAAAAACGAAGTTGACGGCTGACCAGAAGGCGGAACTCAAGTCGCTCCACCAGAAGGTCAAGACCGAATGCAAGGCTGGTAAGACCAGCGAGGCCTGCAAGCAGGCCAAGGCTGACCTCAAGTCGAAGCAGGAAGAGTATGGCCTTACCGCCCATCATTCGATGAAGCACAAGAAGGGTGCTGCTGCGAGCACCACAAACCCCTCGTAAGACGAATCAAATCATCGCGCCTGCGGGCCATCGTGCCATTTCTCATGGCTCGACGGCCCGATCGCCCGATGGCTCGATTTCCCTCCCGGTATTACCTCGGATACTTCTCTCGAAGCCTGATCGCTCGTAGACTCTTCCCATGTCGACTCCCGGCGGACTCTTCCGTCCGTACCAAAAGCTGGTGAAGATTCGCCTCCTCGATCGCGAGTGTGAGGTCCCCGAGAACAACATGGTTCTCCGGGCGCTCCAATACCTCGCCACGGAAGGTATCGCCTATGGCCGCTTCTGCTGGAATGAAGAGTGTCAGTACTGCCGCATCGTCTACGACACGGGGGAAGGCTCCCCTCGCCACACCGCACTGGCCTGCAAAATGATGGTCAAAGAGGGAATCCGTATTCGCGAGATCAGCACAGAACTGAAGTACTGCCTGAGAGACTTAAAGCTGCAGTGCGGGCCGGAACAGTTGGTGAAGCAGATCACAAGAAATGACGAATGACGAATTTCGAAACGAGGAATGGGTAGATCGAAAAGGAAGGGAGTGTAAGAGCTGGTGTAGTTGGCAGGTCAATCGTAGATTGTCAAGCGACTTTCTCATTCGTAATTCTGTCGGTCCGACATTCGTCATTACTCCCCAGACCTTCTCCTTGCCGGCGAGGGCTTTGACGACTTCGGTGCAACTCCCAGCTTACGAAGCCGCTCTTTCGCCTGCGTAGCTTCTACTGAACGGGGATAGCGCTGGATGAGCGAGTTCAATTCCTGGATACCGGCGTTCTGCTGCCCCAGTTCGATCAGTGCATAGCCTTTCTTCAACTGCGCCGCCGCTGCCTTGTTTCCGCCCGGATATTGTTCCAGCACCTTGTCATAGTCCTTCACCGCCTGCTGGAAGTTCCCCTGGCGGTATTCGACGTCCGCGATGTAGTACTGCGCGTTCCCGGCAAGATCGGTGTTCGGGTAGTACTTGATGTAGTCTACGAACTGCTGCGAAGCCAAATCGTACCGCCCCGCGTTGTAGTCGCTTAGTGCGTTGTTGTAGAGAACGTCCGCCGGAGGCGCCTGCTGCTGTGGCTGGGCCTGCGCCTGCCCGCCGGGAGCGCCCGTTTGCTGCTGAGCATTCAAGTTCTGCTGCGCCGACTGGATATCGTTCAGCTGCTTCGACAAGTTATTCAGCCGTGCCTTCAGTTCGTCCACGGAGTCGTGCAGCGACTGGATCTGCCCGGAGACATCGTCGACCTTCGTCTGCGTCTGCTGTTGTGACGCCGCGATGTTCTTCTGCAGCGTATCGAGCGTCGACGCCAGCTTGTTCACCGTGTCCGAACTCTGCTCGATCAGGTTCTTCATCACGCCCATGCGCTCGTCGTTCGAGCGCTGCAGGTTCTGCATCTGATCCGTCAGCATCTGCATCTGGGTCTGCAGTTGGACAATTTCTTTCTTCTGTGCCAAGGCGGCAGCAGGGAACACCATTACCGCGGCTAGTGCCAGCGCAACCACACTTGCTTTACGAGTCATTGTCCCATCCCGTCTTCTCTTGATCTCAAAAACTTCGGGGCGCCGCCTCACTCAGACATTCTTCGGTCTTTGTTTCGGTCCGCCTTCGGCGAGCGCCCCTTATATTAGACGCAAATTCAGCCTATTCGGTCATAACGAAATGTGCCCGGCGGTTCTGCTGCCAACACTGGTCGTTGTGCTCAGTGCAGAACGGCTTTTCCTTGCCGTAGCTAATCGTCCTGATGCGATCCGCTGGAACGCCCGCCTGAACCAGTGCCGACTTCGCTGCATTCGCCCGATTGTCGCCCAGCGCCAGGTTGTATTCCGTCGATCCGCGCTCGTCGCAATGTCCCTCGATCGTAAACTTGATGTTGGGATGCGACTTCAGGAACTCTGCGTCCTGCTGAATCACGGCCTGATCGCCCGGACGGACATCGTACTTGTCGTAATCGAAGAAGATGTCCTTCACGTTCTTTGCGAATGCCTCGGCGTCAGTTTCTGTCGGCGGCGGTGGCGGTGGTGGTGGCGGCTGCGTTACGGTAACACGCGCCGTTGCATCTTGGGTTCCGCCGGGGCCCTTTGCGGTCAAGCGATAGGTAGTCGAGTCGGTCGGCGTGACCTGTGTCGAACCGTTCACATCTACTTTTCCGGTACCTTCCAACTCGACATCGGTCGCATTGGTCGTCTGCCAGGTCAAGGTGGCCGACTGGCCCTTCTCAATCGTTGTCGGATTCGCGGTCAGCGAAGCCGTGGGTGCTGGCGGCGGCGGCGGTGGTGGCGGCGGTGCCGGCTGCACTTTCTTCTTGCAGGCTCCCAGTACCAGCAGCCCACACAAGGCCAGTACGAGGACAACCCACTTCATTCTCTTTTCGATCACCTCATCCTCCAATGCGAGTTTCCTCGCCAGTAATGCTCTGCTGGGTGCGGCAGATTCCCGGTGCCGCACAGTTTCTAAACGCATCGGCTAGCCTGATGCCAGTATTACTTTGAAGCCCAGTTTGGTTGCGTGTTCGAACCCGTAGTCGTTAACTGCTTCTGCTGCGAACCATCTGCGAGCATCGACCAAATCTCTTCACGCCCGCTTCGGTTCGACTGGAACACAACATGGCGACCGTCGGGCGCCCAAGACGGAAAATCGTTTCGGCCGCCGTCATGCGTCAGTTGCACCCACTGGTGACTAGCGACGTCCATTATATAAATGTCCTGCGCCCCTGGCGCCCCCGGACCGTAGTGACGTATCCACGAGAACAACAGGTACTGCCCGTTTGGTGACCACGAAGGCGATACCGCGTATCCCTCGTTCGTCAGTCGCTGCAGGTTCGCGCCGTCCGCGTCCATGATGTAAATCTGCGGTAGCCCCGTCCGCCCGCTCACAAAGGCAATCTGTGCGCCCGTCTTCGGGTTGTAGACCGGTGAAACATCTGGACCCTTGTATGCCGTCAGCCGCTTCAGCCCTGTACCATCCGAATTCACCGTATAGATCTCGGGATCTCCCGTGCGCGAAGACGAAAACGCCAGCTTTGTTCCGTCTGGTGACCACGCCGGCGAAATATTTGTCCCGCCAAACCTCGGGAATCGTACCTGGCGCTTTAAGAGCCGTGAATAAATGTCGATATTTGGTCCGCCGCCCGCAAAGCTTGAAAACGCAACTTGCGAGCCATCCGGCGAAACTCTCGGCGAAAGCGTGATCGATCCAAGCTTCGTCACCTGCGTCTGGTTCGCGCCATCGTAATCCATCTCCCAGACTTCTTTATGTCTGGTGCGCGCGCTGATGAAGAATATCTTGCTCTCGGCTATTCCCGGCACCCCACCGCCCAACCGGAAAATAATGTCGTCTGCGAACTTGTGCGCGACCGTTCGCGCTCCATTGTCCGTCGCCTGGTCGTCATATTGTTTGCCCAGCACCTGCGGGTTCTGTGGATTCTTGACGTCGTACAACCAGCCCTGCATGTTCAGTTTGTCGCCATTCACCGTCAGGTTTCCGAAGGCGACCATACCGGCATTCGGTGGAGGATTTCCCCACGCGTCGAGCTTGATATCTGCCGGCGCGCCGAACTGTCCCAGCGGAAAGAAACTGGGCGACACCATGTCGAATATTCCCGAGTTTTCCAGGTCGTTGCGCAGGGTGTCGTCGAAGGTCTTTTGCAACTGGGCCGCCTGAGCTGCGTTGGTCGTCACCGCGAAGTCCGGCACCGCCATGCGTATCTTCTCAACGCCCTGGTTGATCCCTGTGAAGATCTGTCCTTGCTGTGCCTGCGCCGCCGTACAAACCAGCGCCAACAACGAAATCAGTAGAGCTTTCTTCATCACGCCCTTTCCGCCTCCCAAACTACCGCCATCCCGAGCAGAGCGCGCCGAGGCGCGCCAAATCGCGGTGACCTGCAGGCCTACCGCTTGTAATCGAACCAGAACTCTACGTTCACCTTGCTACCGGAGTACCCGCTCGGCAAGGGCCCGAACGTGTCAATCCGCTCCAGCGCGCGCTTAGCCGAAATATCCAGCGACGGCACTCCACTCGACTGTTCGATCTGAATATTCCCCGGCACGCCCGCCCGGTTGATATCGAACGCGATATACACGCGGCGCGCATCCGAGACGTTCGGGTCAACCTGGTACTTCAGCCAGTTCTCCGATACCTTCCGCCGAATCGTGTCCACGTACCATCCGTAAAGACTGCCGAAATCTCCCGTCCCGCCGGAAACCGAGAATCCGCCCTTCGCGTTATTAGTGCTGAATATGCCATACGGACCGCTTACCGGTCCGCCTTCGCCGTAGGGGATTCGGTTATCGACCTCGGCAACCTCTTTGGGTTTTTCTTCCGTCGGCGTCACCGGCTTTTTCGCGGGCTTTACTTTCGTGTGTTTATCTTGAATCGGAATCGCATCGGGCTCTTGAACCTTCGGTTTCGGTTCAGATTGCGTCAGCCCCTTGTTCTCGGTCGCAAGCACATTTTTTGCGTCAGGATGCGCAGGCAAGGGAATCGAGGAAACCAGGGTAGCGCTCATCGCCTCGCCGCCGATGCCGCCGCTCCCCCAACTCTGTCTCGGGCCGCCGAAGATGTACGCGTACCCAATCAGGCTGACGAACAGCAAAGCATGCAAAAAAACAGAGAACCCCAGCGGCCTCTTCCACTGTTCCCGCTCATCGTAAATTTCCGCGTTCAACGCCATCTTAAACTTATGTGCTCTGGGTGCCCCATCCTGGCCCGCAGTTGGCTAGGGTGGGGTAGTTGCCTTTTATCGTTGTTCTTCCGATCACTTCAACGGCTGCGTCACGATACTCACGTTCGTGATCCCCGTGCTCTTCACCGCATCCATCACCGTCGCGAACGCTCCGAAAGGAACATTCTCATCGCACCGCACGAACACCGACTGCCCGCGCGGATCGCGAATCTTCTGCCGCAACTTGTTTCCAATGTCGTTGATGTTCACCGGTTCGTTGCCGAGGTAAACCCGCTGGCTCTTATCGATCGAAATCACCGTGCGTTCCTCGGTGATTTCCTTGACCGTGCGCGTCTTCGGCACGTTCACGTCGATCCCTGACTGCAGGATCGGCGCCGTCACCATGAAGATGATCAGCAGCACCAGCACCACGTCGACTAGTGGCGTGACGTTGATGTCTGCCAGCGAACTCTGCGTCTTTCCGTTGCCGCTCGTAAAAGCCATAACGATCTCAGTCGTGACCCGCGCCCGTCTGCGTGCCGGTCGATCCGCGCTCGACCAGGTTCACCATCTCCAGCGTGAAGTCGTCCATCCGCGCCCCGAACTGCCGAATCTCGTTCAAGAAGTAGTTGTAGGCGATCACCGCCGGAATGGCCGCGAACAATCCCGCTGCCGTCGTGATTAGCGCCTCGGAGATGCCTGGCGCCACCGCTCGAAGCGATGCTCCACTCGCCGTACCCAGTCCGTGGAAGGCGTCGATGATGCCCCACACCGTGCCGAATAGCCCGATGAACGGTGTCACATTGCCCGTCGTGGCCAGCCAGGGCAGCCGCCGCTCAAGCCGCGTCAACTCTTCCGACGACGCGATTTGCGCTGCTCTCTGCACCGAGGGAACGTTTCTCAGGCCGGCCGACCCCTGCTTCCGCAGTTCGTCCACCACGCCCTCAAACACGCTCACCAGCGGGCTCGGCTTAAACTGCTCGGCCACCGCTGCCATATCCTGCAACCGCGGAGCTTTGCGGAACGCCCGGACAAACCTCCCGCTCTGCACCCGGGCACGCCGGAAACCGCTCCACTTGGAAATAATCACTGCCCAGGAAAACAGGCTGGCGAGCAGGAGAATGAAAAGTACCAGTTTGGCAACAGGACCGCTCTGCGAAATCATGTCGGCGATCTCGCCGCCAACGGCTACAAAAACGAGTTGGGGAATGAACATTCGTCTCCCAGACCGCGCAGGCGCGCGTTTCTTATCATTATAGAGAAACCCGCAGCAGCTTGGGGCTGTTGAATACTCGGTAATAGGCACTTAAATGATCAGAAAAGGCCCGGTGAACCACAAAGAGAAACACCTGAGTACGCATCGAGAGCAAACGTCGCATCCCAAACCAGGATTTCCACTGTCCCGTACCTCTACTCGCAACGGCCGATGTTTCCGGGTTCAAGGCTTTCGCGTCCGCAGCCGCTTGTCTACTCCAGGAAGCACTAAATTCGAAGTGGAGAAAGGCTCAATAGAGGAGGGCACGTCGCGAGTCGATCAGGCGGAGGAGTTCGGAGAGCTGCGAAGAGATGCGTCGCAAGATCCAGCAATTTCACACGCTTCACAACGCACGAAGCTGCTGATAACATCTCCCGGCCAACTGCAACACAACTCCCAGGCACGCTGCAATTACGACGGCTGTGTAGTCCACATCCTTCCTGTCCGCAAAGTATGGTCCCAGTGATCGAGTAGCTCGGAGACATGTCCCTCGAGCATTCCGGCCAGTATGATCACAGCCACCAGTAGTAGCAGCGTCTTGCGCATTGCGAATGAAACTGAGTCCAAAAGCGCACTACTTAGTCGTCAAATTCTGTACGGCAGCCCCTGTTCGAGAAGTCTGCTTCAGAGAATCGTTCGTTCAATAAAGCGTGTCTTTCGACGAAGGCAACGACTACTCCTACAGTGAACTCCCGCCGCATGCCACGGAAAATACTGCAAACGCATGGGTCTTTAACATCCTAACTTTTCATAGATTTAGGCTCTGTTTTGACGCAAAATATTGAAAACAATGAACGAGAATACTGGCGGGGTGGGGGGTGTGTTATCAGATGGTTAACAGCCTCTCCAGATTTCGCTCATAGCACTGTAACGTCGCTCTTTGCCTCCGCACTATTTCTCGACGGGGTCCTGCGGCAATCGAATAATCCAGTCCCTGCGCCTTGCGAAGGGGATATAATCGCGCCAATTTCGGTTTGGGCTTTTCTCCAGTCGTTAGAACTCGCGTCCCGGTGCAGGTGCTTTTGGGTGACCCTGCTACGAAGTAGAAGGTGGACGTATGGCACTCCCAGCTCTGGTGCCTCCCGAAAATCTCCTCGGCAACTACAGGATTATGTCTCGCCTCGCGGCCGGCGGCATGGGAGTTGTTTACAAGGCATTCGACGAAAAACTGCAGCGTAAGGTCGCATTGAAATTTCTCTCAGTAGATAGCGCGCTCACCGCTGCCGACCGCAACCGTCTCCTCCAGGAGGCTCGCGCTGCTTCTGCTCTTGATCACGAGAACATCGCCTCCATTCACGCAGTTGAAGAAGCTGGCGATGGAAAACTCTTCATCGTGATGGGTTTCTATGAAGGCGAGAATCTCGCGACGCGCATGAGTCACGCGCCGCTCACGATAGACCAGAGCGTCAGCGTAATTCGGCAGATTGCGCAAGGTCTCGCGCACGCTCATGCGCACAACGTGATTCATCGCGACATCAAGCCTTCGAACGTCATCCTCTGTTCCGACGGAGTCACCAAGATTGTCGATTTCGGTCTAGCGCGTGTGGTTAGTGAGGACGCGACCCAGAGCATCGGTGTCTCAGGAACCCTTCCCTACATGTCTCCGGAGCAAGTCACAGGAAAGAACGTCGATCGTCGCACGGACATCTGGTCGCTTGGCGTAGTGATGTACGAGTTGCTCACGCATCGATACCCGTTTCCTGTCGAGAATCCCGCGATGACGATCACGGCGATTGCTAAAGCCCAACCTGCGCCCATGGAGAACGTTCCCGAAGCCTTGCAGATGATCGTCTATCGGGCTATCGCCAAGCGTCCGGAGGATCGTTACCAGAACTGCTTGGAGATGCTTCGCGACCTGAAGCTCTTCGAGGCCACTCGCGCTGGAGCAACCATCACGCTCGATACCCGCGAACTCCGGCAGCGAATCCGAAGCGCTGGAGGAGATCAGCACAAAGTCCTGCCAACGAGAACGTCGTGGAGCTTTGCGGTGGTCATCATTCTGGCTGTCGCGGCACTCTTCATTTCCGTTCGTACAAACGTCACAGTTTCCCGAAAAGCAATGCAGAAGAAGTTCGCCGCGCAATCCGCGAGTCCCACCGCCTACGATGCCTATCAGAAGGGAATCGACCTCGTTCAGCAC
This genomic interval carries:
- a CDS encoding TonB family protein; amino-acid sequence: MALNAEIYDEREQWKRPLGFSVFLHALLFVSLIGYAYIFGGPRQSWGSGGIGGEAMSATLVSSIPLPAHPDAKNVLATENKGLTQSEPKPKVQEPDAIPIQDKHTKVKPAKKPVTPTEEKPKEVAEVDNRIPYGEGGPVSGPYGIFSTNNAKGGFSVSGGTGDFGSLYGWYVDTIRRKVSENWLKYQVDPNVSDARRVYIAFDINRAGVPGNIQIEQSSGVPSLDISAKRALERIDTFGPLPSGYSGSKVNVEFWFDYKR
- a CDS encoding tetratricopeptide repeat protein — encoded protein: MTRKASVVALALAAVMVFPAAALAQKKEIVQLQTQMQMLTDQMQNLQRSNDERMGVMKNLIEQSSDTVNKLASTLDTLQKNIAASQQQTQTKVDDVSGQIQSLHDSVDELKARLNNLSKQLNDIQSAQQNLNAQQQTGAPGGQAQAQPQQQAPPADVLYNNALSDYNAGRYDLASQQFVDYIKYYPNTDLAGNAQYYIADVEYRQGNFQQAVKDYDKVLEQYPGGNKAAAAQLKKGYALIELGQQNAGIQELNSLIQRYPRSVEATQAKERLRKLGVAPKSSKPSPARRRSGE
- a CDS encoding MotA/TolQ/ExbB proton channel family protein gives rise to the protein MFIPQLVFVAVGGEIADMISQSGPVAKLVLFILLLASLFSWAVIISKWSGFRRARVQSGRFVRAFRKAPRLQDMAAVAEQFKPSPLVSVFEGVVDELRKQGSAGLRNVPSVQRAAQIASSEELTRLERRLPWLATTGNVTPFIGLFGTVWGIIDAFHGLGTASGASLRAVAPGISEALITTAAGLFAAIPAVIAYNYFLNEIRQFGARMDDFTLEMVNLVERGSTGTQTGAGHD
- a CDS encoding 2-oxoacid:acceptor oxidoreductase subunit alpha; translation: MASTDIAVHEGTAGQTPERVINDFSIQVATVNGSGSQSANTVLLRTIFQMGVPVSGKNMFPSNIAGLPTWYTIRASKHGFIARKKEIDLLIAMNPETAKEDVMSLAPGAAVLYDEPLNLRELRSDLTFYSVPYDKLVGTVCPEAKLRKLVKNMIYVGVVAQLLSLDMAEVEKALRKQFATKKKAADLNFNAAKAGFDYAVATLEKKDPFVVECMNENVGKIIIDGNSASAIGSMFAGVTVVTWYPITPSSSLVESLIEYMKEHRVGPDGKATFAIVQGEDELASIGMAIGAGWAGARSMTATAGPGISLMSEFAGLGYYVEIPAVIWDVQRVGPSTGLPTRTSQGDILSVAFLSHGDTKHPMLIPCSPLECFTMAQEAFDLAELLQTPVFIMSDLDLGMNNWMSDPFPYPEKPINRGKVLSKEDLDRLGGFARYKDVDGDGIGYRTLPGTDHPAAAWFARGSGHNEKAQYSERPDDYVNNVDRLNRKFEHARSIVPKPELIGNGSKVGVIAYGTSHWAMVETVHQLENEKDIRIDYLRIRAYPFTKEVHEFIEQHDRIYVVDQNRDGQMFTLLTLDLPNKEAAKLRSVRHYNGLPIDARSITDDITRQEGK
- the tolB gene encoding Tol-Pal system beta propeller repeat protein TolB, with the protein product MKKALLISLLALVCTAAQAQQGQIFTGINQGVEKIRMAVPDFAVTTNAAQAAQLQKTFDDTLRNDLENSGIFDMVSPSFFPLGQFGAPADIKLDAWGNPPPNAGMVAFGNLTVNGDKLNMQGWLYDVKNPQNPQVLGKQYDDQATDNGARTVAHKFADDIIFRLGGGVPGIAESKIFFISARTRHKEVWEMDYDGANQTQVTKLGSITLSPRVSPDGSQVAFSSFAGGGPNIDIYSRLLKRQVRFPRFGGTNISPAWSPDGTKLAFSSSRTGDPEIYTVNSDGTGLKRLTAYKGPDVSPVYNPKTGAQIAFVSGRTGLPQIYIMDADGANLQRLTNEGYAVSPSWSPNGQYLLFSWIRHYGPGAPGAQDIYIMDVASHQWVQLTHDGGRNDFPSWAPDGRHVVFQSNRSGREEIWSMLADGSQQKQLTTTGSNTQPNWASK
- a CDS encoding dihydrofolate reductase family protein; the encoded protein is MAKLVYGLSQSLDGYVDHMKLGPPAPAAFRHFIGLVRGATGLIYGRRTYEIMRYWDEDLPDWDAEDREFAVVWRSQPKWVVSRSLKSVGPNSTLVADDFEKVIRRLKAELAGEIQVAGPVLAQSLTEAGLIDEYRLYLRPVVLGGGQPFFAGPRPPLHLVASDLIVDDLIRLTYVPA
- a CDS encoding biopolymer transporter ExbD produces the protein MAFTSGNGKTQSSLADINVTPLVDVVLVLLIIFMVTAPILQSGIDVNVPKTRTVKEITEERTVISIDKSQRVYLGNEPVNINDIGNKLRQKIRDPRGQSVFVRCDENVPFGAFATVMDAVKSTGITNVSIVTQPLK
- the pal gene encoding peptidoglycan-associated lipoprotein Pal, yielding MIEKRMKWVVLVLALCGLLVLGACKKKVQPAPPPPPPPPPAPTASLTANPTTIEKGQSATLTWQTTNATDVELEGTGKVDVNGSTQVTPTDSTTYRLTAKGPGGTQDATARVTVTQPPPPPPPPPTETDAEAFAKNVKDIFFDYDKYDVRPGDQAVIQQDAEFLKSHPNIKFTIEGHCDERGSTEYNLALGDNRANAAKSALVQAGVPADRIRTISYGKEKPFCTEHNDQCWQQNRRAHFVMTE
- a CDS encoding 2-oxoacid:ferredoxin oxidoreductase subunit beta, with amino-acid sequence MATTTSTPAPKTNRIGLTVLDYRGGKTTLCAGCGHNAISERIIDAFYEMGIKPERVAKVSGIGCSSKSPAYFMSRSASFNSVHGRMPSVATGAVLANRKLVALGVTGDGDTASIGIGQFIHLMRRNMPMIYIIEDNGVYGLTKGQFSATADVGSKLKTGVINELPPIDTCAMAIELGATLVARSFSGDKRQLHAMLKAAIAHSGTVLIDVVSPCVTFNDHEGSTKSYKYMKDHEEPLHDINFVPAFEDIAIDYDPGTSISVTMHDGSQLRLRKLEEDYDPTSKLNAIKRLAEAKENNEVLTGVFYVNPKAPTFLEMIDMTEDALATLPQDRVRPSREALEQIMEELR